The sequence TCCTGGGTTATAAAACTATGTGTAAGTATTGATCATTTAGTACGTTTGCATTAGaatgttgcttttaattaaactaGCTCTAAATAATGACaccattaattttaaaattatttgtccTGATTCCGTTTTGCTTGGatcatgttgttttattctttaagaTTTGTAAATTCAGTTAAGCAGCTTTAATCTCAAAGTTACCCTATCTAACTGTCTTCATGTTGTAGGCTTTGACAGAATCAGACATCAACATTAGGACATACGCAGGTATGAAAATGGATGCAttcaagaaaatatgaaagtttaaaaatcagTGTACTACACTTTCTTTAATTACTATAATTCTTGaactatgattttttttctgctttgggtttatttctGCAGTATGGGTTTCAGAAATAATGCTGCAGCAGACTCAAGTTGCCACAGTGAAAGACTACTATAACAGATGGATGAAGGTGGGTATTTTAAACTAATCTGTGATTCTTTTGGAAGTTTAACATAAATGCTGTATATTTTGCTCTCCAGAGGTGGCCCACAGTGCAGGATCTCGCAGCTGCTACAATAGAGGTAATCACTTTAATCAGCAGAGCTggtgatttttacatttaatgcaTTCAGTTTATTGTGGTACAGGAGGTAAACCAGATGTGGGCAGGCCTCGGCTACTATTCACGTGGAAGAAGGCTGCATGAAGGAGCGCAGAAGGTGTGTCTACAATCAGATGTTTGAATGCTTCTCCTAATGTATTTACTTTTCCAGTAACTTTGGGAAAAGTACTCAGAACCCTTTTCCAGTGATCCGATCACattgtgattgttttgttttatttgttgtttttcctcaggTGGTCTTGGAGCTGAACGGACAGATGCCTCAGACTGCGGACGACTTGCTGAAACAGTTGCCTGGTGTGGGACGCTACACGGCGTCCGCGATTGGATCTATTGCTCTGGGCCAGGTTGGTCAGGACAAAGGAGTATCTGCACATCAAGCTTCATGAGTTCCTGTGGGTCAATGCTATTAAAGCTACACTGACACGTGACCTTTTATTTCATCAGTCTATCAAAGAAGACCAGTCATCAGACATGGAATATAAGCCTAAATGCTTTCCTTTCTGCTTTAATTGTTCATATGCCTCATTTATAGGCagcaaatacatttcaaaatgaagcagtgtttaaaaacaacactgttTACGAAAAGGCTTATAAGGAGGCTGTTATATGaagaactaaatattttactttagcGACACTGGCctccttttattcttttttagaGTAAACCAAAACATATATGTGGATGTTAATGTAATGGTTTATcagtcaaaattacaataaataaaaaaaaagtaaagtctTAGAACCTTTCAAACCTTGTCCgttcattttgatttgatctgaACAGTGatgtagcagtcagtgttgttCATTTGCACCCACCATCCATTCCATCTTTAATCTTAGAATTAAAGATATTAAATAGATCTAGTTAGACTTGATATTCAGCAATATTTGTTTGACGTAGAAAACTATCACATTCAAGTGTAAACCACCACAGAAATTATAGAACTGTCACTAGAATAAGTTCTATTTGATAGTAGCTTTATCATTTACCAGCAATACTTGGTATGATCTGTGTTGCTCAGGTAACCGGCGCCGTGGATGGGAACGTGATTCGTGTTCTGTGTCGCCTGAGGGCCATTGGGGCCGATAGCACAAGTCCTGCAGTAACGGAGGCTCTTTGGTGAGATTTAAATTCAAAGATCAAATAATCAGAGAAAACGTATGTATAGAACCCAGTGTCATCTCGTGGGTTCTTCAGGCGTCTTGCCAATTTGCTGGTGGATCCAGAGAGACCTGGAGACTTCAACCAGGCCATGATGGAGCTTGGAGCACAAGTCTGCACCCCCAAAGGCCCGCTGTGCAGCCAGTGTCCCGTCCAGTCTCACTGCCGCTCATATCACAGGGTTGGCTCACGGTTTCAGATGGGCTCAGGCTGAAATTCTGTAAAGTATTGTTTATATAATATGTGTTTATGCAGGTTCATGTCAAACAGGAGCAAAAGGCTAAGAAGCTTTTAGGAAAGCTGGACATGCCCGATATTGAGGACTGTAGTAAGTCTTCTCTGCTATCCATCTGACCTCTTGCACACAAGTTTAATCATCATAATGAACCAAACTTCCCTTTTActcttctccctcttcctcaGTGAACAGTGGCACTTGTTCCTTGTGTCCCTCTGAGCCGTGGGACTGTCAGCTTGGTGTTCAGAACTTCCCAAGGAAGCCGGCCAAGAAAGCTCCCCGGGTGGAACGGACACTGACGTGCGTGGTGACTAGGccaggagaagcaggtggtgaGGAGTACCTGCTTGTGCAAAGACCAAACAAAGGTCAGTGCTGCACGGTCTTGACGTTGATGAACAAACTGTTGAATATAGTGAGTGACACTTACATCTGGCGCCCAGATTTTACCTCCCTGTGCCGTCTACAGGTCCATTAAACACCCTGATTAGTGGATGAATGCAACATTAACCAGTGGCGTTTGTGTTTGCAGGTTTGCTAGCAGGTTTATGGGAGTTTCCAAGTCTTCTGCTGCAGGAGGACAATGAGGTGAAACAGAAGAGGGCGCTGTGTGAAGAAGTCAACAGAACACTGAGGAGCTGTTTGAATGAACATCTTCTCCAGTATGTAGGAGAGGTAAGCTTGATTTTTACCACCAAGGTTTAATACAACTCTCTGTTCAACGGGAGCTTTTTGTGCAGCTGTCCTCTCCTCACTGTCCACCTGCAGGTGGTGCACATCTTCTCCCACATTCACCAGACCTATGTGGTTTATAGCATGTGCTTAAAGGACAGGGATGTTTCACAACAGATGCCAAATGGAAAGCAACAATGGCTCACAAGACCTGGcctgcaggaagctgctgtGTCCACCGGCCTGAAGAAGGTTTGTGATTTGACTGAATTCATGGCCAGTCACTGAAGGACTGTTGTGgatttagttttgatttatttatacgTTGGTTGTTTAGATTTTCAATCACAATGTGGCAATGCTCTTCTTTTAAAATCACGATTATAATAATGGCCGCACTAAAATATTCAGTGTAACATAGGAAAATATGCTTCATCTGCTCGTAACCGAAGCAGAAGTAAGACAGGCAATTTtactttgattaaaatattagaagcttgtgcttattttaattatttataaaaataatatttttgttgattgttATTTTTGGCTTGTATTCTGTGTAAACCACATGGGAGTGGTAATATACcgttttttttgcagattgtgAAGCTCTTTGATACTGCAGacagtttaaaggaaaaaacCTCAAAGGCAAGTtactcaaatgtatttttacatagATTTCTGCCtaaatctttgacttttatatttgtgggaattttgtttgtttttcaaagcgTTTATTGCAACCTTATTGATTattcacaacaaaacatttaaggaGTTTGTGATCGCGCTTCAGAAAGTTGGCAATTTACTTTTCAGGCTCAGTTTAACTTCTATTTAGCCAGAGGAACAGAAGCTGCCTAGTTTTCCACCCTCACTTATTACATAAGTACCTATCACCTAATTTGCTTAAATCCAATAAATATTCAAGTTTATACAGCTTGGTGTTGGAAAATACGCACTAGAAGGACATCATCGTTTACCAAGTAAATATGCACATTCAGAAGTCACCCATTTAGCAAACAAGTGATCCTGTGTGTACTTTAAAGGCCTCACAGGTTTGTTACAGGAACATTAGTGGACAAATGGTATCATGACGACAGCAGAAGTTTAAAGTAGGGTTGGGTCTTTAAACTGTCCCAAGCTTTGAAAATTTGAGTACTGTTTACTTAATCtattgaaaatagaaaaagccgtaacatacagccagagctacagtaGAAAGGTTTTAATcaaattgaatacattttttagaGTAGTCTAAAGTCTGGACCTTAAACCAATTAAAGATGTATAATTTTTCTCCCACTTAATATTTAGATTGTTAGTTTATCACACAAAGTCCCAAAGGAATATTACATTCAAGGTTCTGGTTATAATgcaagaaaaatagaaaagcattttaaagtatGAGAATTTTTTTGCAAGATATTGTCTGTGCATACTATCAAACATTTATGGATTTACTATGGCATGATTTGTTTGAATTGAAAAACTATTAAAGATTTGTAGATCAAAGGCAAATATTTGTGAATCATCGAACACCATCTCTGTTTGCCTCCTTTAGGATGGAAAAAGACGGAAGCCTGAAGGACTAAAACGTGACAgatcacagaaaacaaaaaaaagtagacTGACTTCAGCTGATGGTGGAGGCAGACAGCTCTCACTTAGTTCCTTCTTCAAGACAGTGAAAGAGGAAAGTAGTTAGTTCCTAAAGTTATCCACATTGActttaaatgttcatgttttttcatGCTGAATCTCCTTTCCTGTATCTTTTCTGTATTAAATCAGAGCCCAGACAGGGGTCAAGTTTTAGAGCTGTTATTATATCAtctgtaaaatgtatatatttttaaaggaactgatgtatgtcagat comes from Gambusia affinis linkage group LG10, SWU_Gaff_1.0, whole genome shotgun sequence and encodes:
- the mutyh gene encoding adenine DNA glycosylase isoform X2: MRCFIMSRLRSGVVKGKNGRMETVETTIQTRKKSKTPMKKEPTTTSFPPSLYHSFSDPAEVVLLRSHLLRWYDKDKRELPWRTLALTESDINIRTYAVWVSEIMLQQTQVATVKDYYNRWMKRWPTVQDLAAATIEEVNQMWAGLGYYSRGRRLHEGAQKVVLELNGQMPQTADDLLKQLPGVGRYTASAIGSIALGQVTGAVDGNVIRVLCRLRAIGADSTSPAVTEALWRLANLLVDPERPGDFNQAMMELGAQVCTPKGPLCSQCPVQSHCRSYHRVHVKQEQKAKKLLGKLDMPDIEDCMNSGTCSLCPSEPWDCQLGVQNFPRKPAKKAPRVERTLTCVVTRPGEAGGEEYLLVQRPNKGLLAGLWEFPSLLLQEDNEVKQKRALCEEVNRTLRSCLNEHLLQYVGEVVHIFSHIHQTYVVYSMCLKDRDVSQQMPNGKQQWLTRPGLQEAAVSTGLKKIVKLFDTADSLKEKTSKDGKRRKPEGLKRDRSQKTKKSRLTSADGGGRQLSLSSFFKTVKEESS
- the mutyh gene encoding adenine DNA glycosylase isoform X1, with product MRCFIMSRLRSGVVKGKNGRMETVETTIQTRKKSKTPMKKEPTTTSFPPSLYHSFSDPAEVVLLRSHLLRWYDKDKRELPWRTLALTESDINIRTYAVWVSEIMLQQTQVATVKDYYNRWMKRWPTVQDLAAATIEFIVVQEVNQMWAGLGYYSRGRRLHEGAQKVVLELNGQMPQTADDLLKQLPGVGRYTASAIGSIALGQVTGAVDGNVIRVLCRLRAIGADSTSPAVTEALWRLANLLVDPERPGDFNQAMMELGAQVCTPKGPLCSQCPVQSHCRSYHRVHVKQEQKAKKLLGKLDMPDIEDCMNSGTCSLCPSEPWDCQLGVQNFPRKPAKKAPRVERTLTCVVTRPGEAGGEEYLLVQRPNKGLLAGLWEFPSLLLQEDNEVKQKRALCEEVNRTLRSCLNEHLLQYVGEVVHIFSHIHQTYVVYSMCLKDRDVSQQMPNGKQQWLTRPGLQEAAVSTGLKKIVKLFDTADSLKEKTSKDGKRRKPEGLKRDRSQKTKKSRLTSADGGGRQLSLSSFFKTVKEESS